One Engystomops pustulosus chromosome 7, aEngPut4.maternal, whole genome shotgun sequence DNA window includes the following coding sequences:
- the LOC140069354 gene encoding uncharacterized protein isoform X3 translates to MLFPISPDEENTSTDFAEEISNLTVSVTEDAQNNTCRVTMRCLVQTGENVTFSWMKDGEDLSHHSSTLQISISSYNANSTYRCTARNPISQESSEHTLFSACSQPQDKSLLDVILVAVLPPILLIVVIIMVLIVLKRKHCPKDMCSKGDNNSPNNPPSRPPPRQPVSEQRQDNIHTVYSEVKKPKASTRGQPPGAERSGQQRIPASTFSSVYELAGPCRDHPYVQDLNEETRV, encoded by the exons ATGTTATTTCCTATTAGTCCTGATGAGGAAAACACAAGCACAGATTTTGCCG AGGAGATCTCAAATCTGACGGTCAGTGTCACCGAGGACGCCCAGAACAACACCTGCAGGGTCACCATGAGGTGCCTGGTGCAGACCGGGGAGAACGTGACCTTCAGCTGGATGAAAGATGGCGAGGACCTGAGTCACCACAGCAGCACATTGCAGATCAGCATCTCCAGCTACAACGCCAACAGCACCTATAGGTGCACAGCTAGGAATCCTATCAGCCAGGAATCAAGCGAGCATACGCTCTTCTCCGCCTGCAGCCAACCCCAAG ATAAAAGTCTTCTCGATGTCATTCTTGTTGCGGTACTTCCACCCATCTTACTCATTGTCGTAATCATTATGGTGCTAATTGTGCTAAAGAGAAAACATTGCCCTAAGG ATATGTGCTCAAAAGGAGACAACAATTCCCCAAATAACCCCCCAAGTAGACCCCCACCCCGCCAACCAGTATCGGAGCAGAGACAAGACAACATCCATACTGTATATTCTGAAGTCAAGAAACCCAAG GCCAGCACCAGGGGACAGCCCCCCGGGGCGGAGAGAAGCGGACAGCAGAGAATTCCAGCTTCCACATTTTCTTCGGTGTATGAGCTGGCCGGTCCCTGCAGAGAtcatccctatgtacaggacctGAATGAGGAGACCCGTGTGt
- the LOC140069355 gene encoding uncharacterized protein isoform X4 produces the protein MEGRRCENEEGRTVGPSSAMSHQGADQEDAGFHLSPGVVADITKQTLSTICGGSILFQVNIPKNIEIYSIFWSYTGTGKKATVAIAKEDGVKVINENNYAPGVQWLWYNVLLVVSLGTFTIFFKTMTS, from the exons ATGGAAGGTAGAAGATGTGAGAACGAAGAGGGGAGGACAGTGGGGCCAAGCAGTGCCATGTCACACCAAGGAGCAGACCAGGAGGACGCTGGTTTCCATCTTTCTCCAG GCGTCGTCGCAGACATTACCAAACAAACGCTGTCGACAATATGCGGTGGTTCCATCTTGTTCCAAGTCAACATCCCGAAAAATATTGAGATCTACAGCATATTCTGGTCTTACACAGGAACAGGGAAGAAGGCCACGGTGGCCATTGCTAAAGAAGACGGGGTGAAGGTCATCAATG aaaataacTATGCACCGGGAGTCCAGTGGTTATGGTATAACGTCCTGCTGGTCGTGAGTTTGGGGACCTTTACCATCTTCTTTAAAACAATGACGTCATAA
- the LOC140069355 gene encoding T-lymphocyte surface antigen Ly-9-like isoform X3 codes for MELLRLFLIPLWGVVADITKQTLSTICGGSILFQVNIPKNIEIYSIFWSYTGTGKKATVAIAKEDGVKVINGRFQDRLDSHQPSFSLKLSNVNEQDNGMYEAQIFTNATAMYRSFTLQVCSKEEENNYAPGVQWLWYNVLLVVSLGTFTIFFKTMTS; via the exons ATGGAGCTGCTCCGACTCTTCCTGATACCTCTATGGG GCGTCGTCGCAGACATTACCAAACAAACGCTGTCGACAATATGCGGTGGTTCCATCTTGTTCCAAGTCAACATCCCGAAAAATATTGAGATCTACAGCATATTCTGGTCTTACACAGGAACAGGGAAGAAGGCCACGGTGGCCATTGCTAAAGAAGACGGGGTGAAGGTCATCAATGGTAGATTCCAGGACCGGCTCGATTCCCATCAGCCCAGCTTTTCCCTAAAACTGAGTAATGTGAATGAACAGGACAATGGGATGTATGAGGCGCAGATATTCACCAATGCGACAGCCATGTATAGGAGCTTCACCCTACAAGTCTGCAgtaaggaggagg aaaataacTATGCACCGGGAGTCCAGTGGTTATGGTATAACGTCCTGCTGGTCGTGAGTTTGGGGACCTTTACCATCTTCTTTAAAACAATGACGTCATAA
- the LOC140069355 gene encoding SLAM family member 6-like isoform X1, translating into MEGRRCENEEGRTVGPSSAMSHQGADQEDAGFHLSPGVVADITKQTLSTICGGSILFQVNIPKNIEIYSIFWSYTGTGKKATVAIAKEDGVKVINGRFQDRLDSHQPSFSLKLSNVNEQDNGMYEAQIFTNATAMYRSFTLQVCSKEEENNYAPGVQWLWYNVLLVVSLGTFTIFFKTMTS; encoded by the exons ATGGAAGGTAGAAGATGTGAGAACGAAGAGGGGAGGACAGTGGGGCCAAGCAGTGCCATGTCACACCAAGGAGCAGACCAGGAGGACGCTGGTTTCCATCTTTCTCCAG GCGTCGTCGCAGACATTACCAAACAAACGCTGTCGACAATATGCGGTGGTTCCATCTTGTTCCAAGTCAACATCCCGAAAAATATTGAGATCTACAGCATATTCTGGTCTTACACAGGAACAGGGAAGAAGGCCACGGTGGCCATTGCTAAAGAAGACGGGGTGAAGGTCATCAATGGTAGATTCCAGGACCGGCTCGATTCCCATCAGCCCAGCTTTTCCCTAAAACTGAGTAATGTGAATGAACAGGACAATGGGATGTATGAGGCGCAGATATTCACCAATGCGACAGCCATGTATAGGAGCTTCACCCTACAAGTCTGCAgtaaggaggagg aaaataacTATGCACCGGGAGTCCAGTGGTTATGGTATAACGTCCTGCTGGTCGTGAGTTTGGGGACCTTTACCATCTTCTTTAAAACAATGACGTCATAA
- the LOC140069355 gene encoding SLAM family member 6-like isoform X2, with protein MEGRRCENEEGRTVGPSSAMSHQGADQEDAGFHLSPGVVADITKQTLSTICGGSILFQVNIPKNIEIYSIFWSYTGTGKKATVAIAKEDGVKVINGRFQDRLDSHQPSFSLKLSNVNEQDNGMYEAQIFTNATAMYRSFTLQVCKNNYAPGVQWLWYNVLLVVSLGTFTIFFKTMTS; from the exons ATGGAAGGTAGAAGATGTGAGAACGAAGAGGGGAGGACAGTGGGGCCAAGCAGTGCCATGTCACACCAAGGAGCAGACCAGGAGGACGCTGGTTTCCATCTTTCTCCAG GCGTCGTCGCAGACATTACCAAACAAACGCTGTCGACAATATGCGGTGGTTCCATCTTGTTCCAAGTCAACATCCCGAAAAATATTGAGATCTACAGCATATTCTGGTCTTACACAGGAACAGGGAAGAAGGCCACGGTGGCCATTGCTAAAGAAGACGGGGTGAAGGTCATCAATGGTAGATTCCAGGACCGGCTCGATTCCCATCAGCCCAGCTTTTCCCTAAAACTGAGTAATGTGAATGAACAGGACAATGGGATGTATGAGGCGCAGATATTCACCAATGCGACAGCCATGTATAGGAGCTTCACCCTACAAGTCTGCA aaaataacTATGCACCGGGAGTCCAGTGGTTATGGTATAACGTCCTGCTGGTCGTGAGTTTGGGGACCTTTACCATCTTCTTTAAAACAATGACGTCATAA
- the LOC140069354 gene encoding uncharacterized protein isoform X1 yields the protein MGIIKLCSLEASHLDYVTGKNRPTNRCWRHYLPERQMVTSSRPLFFLYIPFTWYLMHIFSCFFPFLYFLLISLRHNLYRRARRSCRRDMSAPWPLLFFVAFGHFGECKLCDVIRLNGALGKPWVLYRLPKEEKYERVHLKYTEDNTRKRLLEYNLLTHTRHDNSDGRYHFNELDSSVVIQRLQKDDERDLELTAENGNGEHLCRIQLRAYEEISNLTVSVTEDAQNNTCRVTMRCLVQTGENVTFSWMKDGEDLSHHSSTLQISISSYNANSTYRCTARNPISQESSEHTLFSACSQPQDKSLLDVILVAVLPPILLIVVIIMVLIVLKRKHCPKDMCSKGDNNSPNNPPSRPPPRQPVSEQRQDNIHTVYSEVKKPKASTRGQPPGAERSGQQRIPASTFSSVYELAGPCRDHPYVQDLNEETRV from the exons ATGGGAATTATTAAGCTCTGCTCCCTGGAAGCCTCACATCTAGATTATGTGACTGGTAAGAACAGACCTACAAATCGCTGCTGGAGACACTATCTACCAGAAAGACAGATGGTGACATCCTCAcgccctcttttttttttgtatatcccCTTTACGTGGTATTTGATGcatatttttagttgtttttttccgTTCCTGTACTTTCTGCTGATCTCTTTGAGACATAACCTCTATAGACGTGCGAGGAGGAGCTGCCGCAGAGACATGTCTGCACCCTGGCCCCTGCTCTTCTTCGTGGCATTTGGCCATTTCG gTGAATGCAaactctgtgatgtcatcagactGAACGGAGCCCTCGGAAAACCTTGGGTTCTTTATCGATTACCAAAGGAAGAAAAATATGAGAGGGTCCACCTCAAATACACCGAGGACAACACAAGAAAGAGATTGCTGGAGTACAATCTTCTCACCCACACACGGCATGATAATTCTGACGGTAGATATCACTTCAACGAGTTGGACTCCTCGGTGGTGATCCAAAGGTTACAGAAGGACGATGAGAGGGACTTGGAGCTTACAGCCGAAAATGGAAATGGAGAACATCTTTGTAGGATCCAGCTCCGAGCCTATG AGGAGATCTCAAATCTGACGGTCAGTGTCACCGAGGACGCCCAGAACAACACCTGCAGGGTCACCATGAGGTGCCTGGTGCAGACCGGGGAGAACGTGACCTTCAGCTGGATGAAAGATGGCGAGGACCTGAGTCACCACAGCAGCACATTGCAGATCAGCATCTCCAGCTACAACGCCAACAGCACCTATAGGTGCACAGCTAGGAATCCTATCAGCCAGGAATCAAGCGAGCATACGCTCTTCTCCGCCTGCAGCCAACCCCAAG ATAAAAGTCTTCTCGATGTCATTCTTGTTGCGGTACTTCCACCCATCTTACTCATTGTCGTAATCATTATGGTGCTAATTGTGCTAAAGAGAAAACATTGCCCTAAGG ATATGTGCTCAAAAGGAGACAACAATTCCCCAAATAACCCCCCAAGTAGACCCCCACCCCGCCAACCAGTATCGGAGCAGAGACAAGACAACATCCATACTGTATATTCTGAAGTCAAGAAACCCAAG GCCAGCACCAGGGGACAGCCCCCCGGGGCGGAGAGAAGCGGACAGCAGAGAATTCCAGCTTCCACATTTTCTTCGGTGTATGAGCTGGCCGGTCCCTGCAGAGAtcatccctatgtacaggacctGAATGAGGAGACCCGTGTGt
- the LOC140069354 gene encoding uncharacterized protein isoform X2, protein MGIIKLCSLEASHLDYVTGKNRPTNRCWRHYLPERQMVTSSRPLFFLYIPFTWYLMHIFSCFFPFLYFLLISLRHNLYRRARRSCRRDMSAPWPLLFFVAFGHFGECKLCDVIRLNGALGKPWVLYRLPKEEKYERVHLKYTEDNTRKRLLEYNLLTHTRHDNSDGRYHFNELDSSVVIQRLQKDDERDLELTAENGNGEHLCRIQLRAYEEISNLTVSVTEDAQNNTCRVTMRCLVQTGENVTFSWMKDGEDLSHHSSTLQISISSYNANSTYRCTARNPISQESSEHTLFSACSQPQDMCSKGDNNSPNNPPSRPPPRQPVSEQRQDNIHTVYSEVKKPKASTRGQPPGAERSGQQRIPASTFSSVYELAGPCRDHPYVQDLNEETRV, encoded by the exons ATGGGAATTATTAAGCTCTGCTCCCTGGAAGCCTCACATCTAGATTATGTGACTGGTAAGAACAGACCTACAAATCGCTGCTGGAGACACTATCTACCAGAAAGACAGATGGTGACATCCTCAcgccctcttttttttttgtatatcccCTTTACGTGGTATTTGATGcatatttttagttgtttttttccgTTCCTGTACTTTCTGCTGATCTCTTTGAGACATAACCTCTATAGACGTGCGAGGAGGAGCTGCCGCAGAGACATGTCTGCACCCTGGCCCCTGCTCTTCTTCGTGGCATTTGGCCATTTCG gTGAATGCAaactctgtgatgtcatcagactGAACGGAGCCCTCGGAAAACCTTGGGTTCTTTATCGATTACCAAAGGAAGAAAAATATGAGAGGGTCCACCTCAAATACACCGAGGACAACACAAGAAAGAGATTGCTGGAGTACAATCTTCTCACCCACACACGGCATGATAATTCTGACGGTAGATATCACTTCAACGAGTTGGACTCCTCGGTGGTGATCCAAAGGTTACAGAAGGACGATGAGAGGGACTTGGAGCTTACAGCCGAAAATGGAAATGGAGAACATCTTTGTAGGATCCAGCTCCGAGCCTATG AGGAGATCTCAAATCTGACGGTCAGTGTCACCGAGGACGCCCAGAACAACACCTGCAGGGTCACCATGAGGTGCCTGGTGCAGACCGGGGAGAACGTGACCTTCAGCTGGATGAAAGATGGCGAGGACCTGAGTCACCACAGCAGCACATTGCAGATCAGCATCTCCAGCTACAACGCCAACAGCACCTATAGGTGCACAGCTAGGAATCCTATCAGCCAGGAATCAAGCGAGCATACGCTCTTCTCCGCCTGCAGCCAACCCCAAG ATATGTGCTCAAAAGGAGACAACAATTCCCCAAATAACCCCCCAAGTAGACCCCCACCCCGCCAACCAGTATCGGAGCAGAGACAAGACAACATCCATACTGTATATTCTGAAGTCAAGAAACCCAAG GCCAGCACCAGGGGACAGCCCCCCGGGGCGGAGAGAAGCGGACAGCAGAGAATTCCAGCTTCCACATTTTCTTCGGTGTATGAGCTGGCCGGTCCCTGCAGAGAtcatccctatgtacaggacctGAATGAGGAGACCCGTGTGt